A stretch of DNA from Streptomyces rubradiris:
CTGGGCCTCGGTCTGCGCGGCCTCGGCCTTTTCGATACCGCCCTCGATGGCTTCCCGGCGCTCTTCCAGAACCTTGTTGATGTTCGGGAGGAGCTTCTTGGCGAGGAAGGCGAAGACGATGACGAAGGCGATCAGGCCGATGACGAGCTCTGGGATCGGCGGGATGAGGGGGTTCTCGGCCTCCTCAGCCGCCAGCTGAACCAGGGGGCTCATATCAGTGCCTTTCGTCTATTGGTGCGCGGCGGTCGGGTCAGGAGGCCGGGTAGACGAACGGCATGACCAGACCGATCAGGGCGAGCGCCTCACAGAAGGCGAAGCCCAGGATCTGGTTGGCGCGGATCAGACCGGCCGCCTCGGGCTGACGGGCGAGGGCCTGCGTGCCGTTACCGAAGATGATGCCGACGCCAACGCCCGGGCCGATGGCGGCGAGACCGTAACCGATGGAGCCGAGGTTGCCCTGGATCTTGACTTCGGCGAGGGTCTGGAGAGCGGACATGCCGGTTCTTCCTTCTCTTTCAATGACCG
This window harbors:
- a CDS encoding ATP synthase subunit C, whose amino-acid sequence is MSALQTLAEVKIQGNLGSIGYGLAAIGPGVGVGIIFGNGTQALARQPEAAGLIRANQILGFAFCEALALIGLVMPFVYPAS